The Oncorhynchus kisutch isolate 150728-3 linkage group LG10, Okis_V2, whole genome shotgun sequence region ccatatccagcaactttgcacagccattgaagatgaATCGAccacattccacaatcaacagcctgatcaactctatgcaaaggagatgtgtcgcactgcatgaggcaaatggtggtcacaccagatactgactggttttctgatccaagcccctacctttttttaaagtatcTGCGATcagcagatgcatatctgtattcccagtcatgtgaaatccatagattaggacataataaatgtatttcaatttactgatttccatatatgaactccAACTcactaaaatctttgaaaatgttgcatgttgcatttatattattGTTCCGTGTAGCtaataatttaataggatctctatggcgTTTTTGAAAACTCTTGTGTTACTTTGATATAAATATTTTTCTGTTGTAGATAATTCCTCAGATCTTATGGATTTTAGAAATGAACTACACCGCATCGGACATTGGCATTTATTTCAATAATCTTAGTTTCTAAGTTTGTGCTTTTTATTGGAAAAGAGTGTGCTGGACTGACTTACATTTGGTgctgcaggtaacctagtggttagagctttgggccagtaaccgaaagcttgctagattgaatccctgagctgacaaggtaaaaatctgttgttctgccccagaacaaggcagttaacctgctgttcctaggccttcactGTAAAAAAGaaatagttcttaactgacttgcctagttaaattaaggttaaaataAAACATGTAGTTTCTAATGTTGTCCTCCCCAACTATTTGTGCAGGTGAGGTAATGGGCATTTTCATTTTACTGTATCATCATGTACTATTAGTCTAGTTTGGTGAGGCATCTTAAGTTATTAATTCTCAGCAACTCTGTATCCCATTGGATGGTACAGTATATCTgttttataataaataaatacaaaataaataagtaaGAAGATTTATAACCAATGTTGTATAGCCTGAGGCCTAAATTCTCAAATATAAGCTTTTCTTTGTGAGCATTAAAGAACATTGACAAAGATATTAccattcatttatttttattcattCTTGTATGCAATTGGTATACTTCCTTCTTACTCATACAGCATATAATTTGTATAATTTGGTGTAAATGATTGCCGTTAGAAGTGGGTGCCGTTTATAATCCCAAACAGACAAACCCCCATACTTCTTTTCAATGTAAAAAGAGGATTTCAAAAAGCATCATATTTTTATAATAATCATTTTCATTTATTTCATGCGGCACAATTTCATCCTGGACTGTACTTTTATCCAGAAAACAGGATAGAGTGGTTGAGTGAATGTAGTTTGTACTCTATAGAGGAGGGTCATTGTGTCAGTAATGTTATAGAACGCTAGCGATCCAGCCTTGTGATCCAAGTAGAGCCCTATTTTCTTAGAAGGCCAAAAAGGTAGTTGTTTAGTCTGTTTAGTATTCTCCCAAACACAGCGACCAAACACATCCAAACTCCAGGTCTGTTCATGAAAGTTTAAAATCCAATCAAAATGATCATGACTAGGACACTTCTTTCTGTTTATCCCCTTATATGCAACACCCATAACAACCTGTACTCCACTCCATTCAACTTCCCAGTAACAGCGACCTGACAGAGCCTCTCTACACAGTACTACAGCATTGTTTACAAATCTCTCTGGGTGGTCAGGATAAGGCAGTGCCACATCCTTCCATACAGCATCTTTGTTGTCTTTGGAGAGAAGGAGGTTTTTATGTGCGGTGTTTAGGTCCAATGTGAGCTGACAGGCATCTGATGGTAAGAAATCAGATATGATGAACCCATACAACAAGTATtgatctgtctgcctgtctgtctgttgtttgtcTTCCATACTTACATTTCAAAAACTCCTCCCTTGTTGTTGGTACTTTACTCTCCACAAACTTTTCTTTTACTTGGGGTAGAACTAGAGGGATACAGAAATAATGAACTAAAGACAGTCAATTATGTTGCATTAGTCTCAAGATAAACTGTGATTGTGCTGATGTAATTTTAGTGCAAATGTGTGGTGAAAATTGGCTCACGTGGACTGGGATTTGATGCCTGCAGAATATGAACATCCTGTACTGTGGAAACGGATATATAGTCCTAGTGAGTATAACAATGTAATTTAGCCATTCTATACAGATTCAGGTATGTATACAGAAGTCTGTtaatttgttgtttttttaattaGGTTTACTCAATTAAAGGAAGGAAAGCTATTGATTGGTCAGTGGAGATGGTTTGAGTGTAACAAGGGATTTGACAAGTTTGGTTTGTTTGTTGCAAACCTTTTTTAGAGATTTTTACGAAGGTCCCTTTGCAGATGTCCTCCAATCGCTGTTTCAGTTCAGCCACAGATTTCTTCACGCCTTCAAAAGACACTTGTTGGCTGACATTGATGCTGCATGAGTCTCCACATCCAGGGAGGGCTAGGATTGTTTGACAGCTCTATAGACACAGACAGGCAATCTTAATATACAAGTTGGATCCTGACAAATTCAAAGTGAAACAAAGTACCAGAGGAATTGTGTGTGAAtttggcaaaaaatatatatttgaatgaAGAGTCATTTTATCCAGGATTCTTGATAGTGCCAATATTACCTGGAGGAAAATAATAGAATCTTTTGTTTTTGACAACTGCCCAAGCTcagcatctctcctcctcaaCTCTGCAATCTCCCTTTGCAACTGATCAACCTGCTCTTCAGCCTGGCCCACAGCAGCATTCTCCTGTGATCTGATCAGTCTTTTCACATCAGAGTGCCACTTCTCAACAGAGCGGATAATTTCATCAAAGACCTTGTCACTGTCTTCCACAGCTACCTGTGCTGAGTACTGTagggaggcacacacacaaagagagcgggagagagagcagcagtctTCTCACACAGACCTCTCATACAGCTCTGAACACTGAACT contains the following coding sequences:
- the LOC109898011 gene encoding tripartite motif-containing protein 16 isoform X1 — its product is MAESCSLFGEEQFTCSICLDLLKEPVTIPCGHSYCMGCIKDYWSLNNQTGVYSCPQCRQIFTTRPALNKNTMFAEVVERLKKTEELQADPSVPSYAEPGDIVCDVCTGRKQKAIKSCLLCLASYCETHLKLHDKLNPGKRHRLEEASIQLQEKICSQHDKLLEVYCRTDQHCICYECLMGVHKGHETVSAVAESTEKQKELKEAHKKSKQVIKRKEKELLRLKQAMESLTYSAQVAVEDSDKVFDEIIRSVEKWHSDVKRLIRSQENAAVGQAEEQVDQLQREIAELRRRDAELGQLSKTKDSIIFLQSCQTILALPGCGDSCSINVSQQVSFEGVKKSVAELKQRLEDICKGTFVKISKKVQDVHILQASNPSPLLPQVKEKFVESKVPTTREEFLKYACQLTLDLNTAHKNLLLSKDNKDAVWKDVALPYPDHPERFVNNAVVLCREALSGRCYWEVEWSGVQVVMGVAYKGINRKKCPSHDHFDWILNFHEQTWSLDVFGRCVWENTKQTKQLPFWPSKKIGLYLDHKAGSLAFYNITDTMTLLYRVQTTFTQPLYPVFWIKVQSRMKLCRMK